In Quercus robur chromosome 11, dhQueRobu3.1, whole genome shotgun sequence, the following proteins share a genomic window:
- the LOC126706001 gene encoding U-box domain-containing protein 4: protein MESAADNHSTDSNSEADNNMTRPISSSSSSSAVQRALLLIQSDDSDSKLQAAREIRRLTKTSQRCRRQLSEAVKPLVSMLRVRVDSPESQPQHEAALLALLNLAVKDEKNKISIVEAGALEPIISFLKSQDLNLQEYATASLLTLSASTVNKPIITASGAIPLLVQVLKHGSPQARADAVMALSNLSTHPNNLHVILETEPIPSIVNLLKNCKKSSKTAEKCSALIESSVGFEEGRIALTSEEGGVLAVVEVLENGSLQSREHAVGALLTMCQSDRCKYREPILREGVIPGLLELTVQGTPKSQSKAQMLLQLLRESPYPRSELQPDTLENIVCNIISQIDGEEQSGKAKKMLAEMVQVSMEQSLRHLQQRALVCTPTEKLPIASCTSEVSSK, encoded by the exons ATGGAGTCCGCTGCAGATAATCATAGCACCGACTCCAATTCCGAGGCCGACAACAACATGACCCGACCCATatcctcctcttcttcctcctccGCTGTCCAGCGAGCCCTTCTCCTGATCCAATCGGACGACTCCGATTCCAAGCTCCAAGCGGCCCGAGAGATCCGACGGCTCACCAAAACCTCCCAGCGCTGTCGCCGCCAGCTCTCCGAAGCCGTGAAGCCACTCGTCTCCATGCTCCGAGTCCGAGTCGACTCGCCCGAGTCACAGCCCCAACACGAAGCCGCCCTCCTCGCCCTCCTTAACCTCGCCGTCAAAGACGAAAA GAATAAGATCAGCATTGTGGAAGCTGGTGCCTTAGAACCCATAATTAGTTTCCTCAAGTCACAAGATTTAAACCTACAGGAGTATGCCACTGCTTCTCTGCTTACTCTATCTGCTTCAACCGTCAACAAGCCAATTATAACTGCTTCTGGTGCCATTCCTCTCCTTGTGCAAGTCCTTAAACATGGAAGCCCACAAGCCAGGGCTGATGCAGTAATGGCCCTTTCCAATCTCTCAACACACCCAAATAATCTTCATGTCATTCTTGAAACCGAACCAATCCCGTCAATAGTTAATTTGCTTAAAAACTgtaaaaaatcttcaaaaactgCTGAAAAATGCAGTGCTCTCATAGAGTCTTCAGTGGGTTTCGAGGAAGGCAGAATTGCTTTGACATCAGAAGAAGGTGGAGTGCTTGCAGTGGTTGAGGTGCTTGAAAATGGCTCTCTCCAAAGTCGAGAGCATGCAGTGGGAGCATTGCTGACAATGTGTCAGAGTGATCGATGTAAATATAGGGAACCGATTCTTAGAGAAGGGGTAATACCTGGACTTCTTGAGCTCACTGTTCAAGGAACACCCAAGTCTCAATCTAAAGCACAAATGCTCTTGCAGCTGCTGAGAGAGTCTCCATATCCAAGATCCGAGCTTCAACCTGACACACTGGAGAACATAGTGTGTAACATTATATCTCAAATTGATGGAGAGGAACAATCCGGAAAAGCAAAGAAGATGCTAGCAGAGATGGTGCAAGTTAGCATGGAACAGAGCTTGAGACATTTACAACAAAGGGCTTTGGTATGCACACCAACTGAGAAGCTGCCTATTGCTAGTTGTACTTCTGAAGTTTCTTCAAAATGA
- the LOC126704632 gene encoding probable aquaporin NIP-type, translated as MASISVDHIDEECPKTTGKTNYDVSFFSSPSTVTIAQKFIAEVIGTFFVIFAGCGSVVVNKIYGSVTFPGICVTWGLIVMVMIYTVGHISGAHFNPAVTITFAIFRRFPCKQVPLYIVAQLMGSILASAALTIAFHITPKTYFGTVPVGSNGQSLFLEIVISFLLMFVVSGVGTDNRATPGVGGFAIGMTILLNVFVAGPISGASMNPARSIGPAIVRRTYTGLWVYVVGPIIGTIAGALAYNLIRFTDKPLKELARNGLFVKMSASWSLVAI; from the exons ATGGCCAGCATATCTGTTGATCACATAGATGAGGAATGTCCAAAGACCACAGGCAAAACCAATTATGACGTTAGTTTTTTCTCATCCCCTTCAACAGTAACTATCGCACAAAAG TTCATTGCAGAAGTCATTGGTACGTTTTTTGTGATATTTGCTGGCTGTGGATCAGTTGTTGTGAACAAGATTTATGGGTCGGTCACATTTCCAGGCATATGTGTGACATGGGGTTTGATTGTCATGGTCATGATTTATACTGTTGGTCATATCTCTGGAGCTCACTTTAATCCGGCAGTCACTATTACTTTCGCCATCTTTCGCCGATTCCCTTGTAAACAA GTTCCTCTATACATAGTAGCTCAACTAATGGGATCAATTCTTGCTAGTGCTGCTTTGACTATAGCGTTTCATATAACCCCTAAAACTTACTTTGGAACTGTACCGGTTGGATCGAACGGCCAATCCTTATTTCTGGAAATTGTGATATCCTTCCTCTTGATGTTTGTTGTCTCCGGTGTTGGCACAGACAACAGAGCA ACACCTGGAGTAGGAGGGTTTGCCATTGGAATGACCATATTATTGAATGTCTTCGTTGCGGG GCCAATTTCAGGAGCTTCAATGAACCCAGCTAGGAGCATTGGGCCTGCTATTGTAAGGCGTACCTATACAGGATTATGGGTGTACGTTGTTGGGCCAATTATTGGAACAATTGCCGGAGCACTTGCTTATAATCTAATCAGATTCACAGACAAGCCTCTTAAGGAGTTAGCTCGGAATGG ACTCTTCGTAAAGATGTCAGCAAGCTGGTCACTAGTGGCCATATAA